In the Martelella mediterranea DSM 17316 genome, TATGTCAGCCTCATGCGCGGGGCCGCCCCCGAGCTGGTCGGGTGCCGGACAGAGGCGGAGGAGCTGGACGGGCTGGTGGCCTGGGTCCGGGCCCTGCCGCCCGACCAGATCCGCCTCTCCGACATCGGGGTCCTGTGCGCGCGTCGCGCCGACGCGGACCGGGTTCAGGCGGCGCTCCGCGCGGCCGGTATCGAGACGGTGATGCTCCAGTCCGGTGCGGACGACCGGTCCGTTCCGGGGATTCGGATCACCACGATGCACCGGGCGAAGGGGCTCGAGTTCTTCGCCGTGGCGATCCCCTTCCTGTCCGAGGCGGCCTTCCCGCCACCGGGTGCGCTCCGGGCCGCCGTGGATCCGGCAGATAAGGAGGACATTATCATGCAGTACCGGTCCCTCCTGCATGTCGCTGCGACCCGGGCGAAAAAAGCTCTCCGCATTTCATGGTCGGGGACGCCAACTGGCATTTTCACGGTCTGATGATTGTAGCGGTTTTATCTCAAACCATGAGCCAATACCGCGTATGGCGCCGCTCCCCGGTACGGCTAAGCGCGCCCATCTCCACCAGGTCCTGCAGGTCCCGCGTTGTGGTGGCGCGTGACGTGCCGGTTATGGCGATGTAGTTCTCGGCGCTGAGGCCGCCTTTGAACCCGTCGGGCCCCTCGCGGAACATGCGCTCAATCACCTTGGCTTGTCGCTCGTTCAGTCGATCACGGAACTGGTCGTAGAACTTCGCCTTGGCGATGAAGAACGCGACCCGTGTCAGCGTTACCTGCTGCGCCTTCAGAACGATCTCGGCGAACCAGATCAGCCAGCCGGTTACGTCCAGCGTCTTCTGGTGGGTTTCGAGCTGGTCGTAGTAGGCTTTCCGGTCCCGTTCGATCGTATAGGCCAGCGCGATTAGGCTCGGCTGGCCGATGTTCTGCGCAAGGGACTTTTCCGCCAAGGCGCGGCCGAGGCGACCATTGCCGTCCTCGAAGGGATGGATGCTTTCGAACCAGAGGTGCCCAAGCGCCGCGCGGGCTAGTGCTGGCAGGGGCGTTGTGCCGTCTGGCGCCGTTCGGTTGAACCAGTCGACGAACACGTCCATCTCGCCCTGGACCTGCGCGGAGGGCGGCGCCTCGAAATGCACCGTCGGCCGGTCGATGCGACCGGAGACGATCTGCATCGCGTCGGCATGTCGCCGGTAGGCCCCGATGGTTTCGAGCCCGCGGTCATGTGCCAGGAGCATCCCGTGCCATCGGCTGAGGGTCTCGTGGGTCAGAGGCGCGCCGTAGGTCGAGTAGACGTCGACCATCATCTCTGCGACGCCCTGTTCCTTGGGCTTCGATGGCGCACCGTCAGTGATCAGACCGAATTGCCGCCGGAGGGAGGATTGCACACTGCCCCTGTCTAGCACCTCGCCTTCGATGGCGCTTGTCCGCATCGCCTCTTCACTCAGAAGTTCGATGCGCAGGCGGTCGCGTTCATTGCCGGTCACATGGCGGACGGCGCCGAGAATCTCGCCGGATGACAGTAGGAACCGCCGCTCGAGAGGTTCGATGGCAGCGCTGTCATAGACGAAATTCGGCCAGTCGGGTTGATTCCAGTTCCAGCGCATGAGCTATAGGATCCATTTCTATAACTCACAATAATGGCGACTCATGATGCATGAAAGCGAATTCTATGCATCATCCCGAGCGCTGGCGTTTAACCAGCTGGGCGTCTCCCCGCTTCAGGCGGCCTGTACCATGGGCTCGTAGCGGACCTCGGCCATGGCCTCGTTGATCCATGCCGGTTGGAGGTCGCCGTTGTTCCACTGGTAAAGATAGCCCACAAGGGCGTCGGTCTTCTTGCAGAGGATGCGCATGATGGGTTCGCCTGTCAGGCGGGCTGTGTTGGACATAATCTGCTCCTCTACCTGGACCTCTGCACCGGGAAAAAGGAGGCCACTCTATCCTTGGCAGGGTTGTTAATGACTGGTTTCTGCAACTGCAAGATGAACAGGTGCTTTCGGGAAAATTGTGATCGGATGCTTGGCGGAAACGCGCCTAAACAATGGGTTAGACTTCGTCATCTCCGTGCGGCACCGCAGCATAGGCGGCGATCTCGCTCAGGATAGCGTCGATCTCGGCCCAGACTCGGGGCTCCAACTGCCCGCGGATCAGGGTCCATTTGCTCATCACGTTGAGCGGGTCGTGGGCGCGCAGGAGGGTGGTCACAGTGGCGTCATCGACTGCCAGCGAGGTTCGTGCACGCCATTCGGTGATCCGCGTGCGCTGCTCCTCGGCGGGAGGGATGAAGTCGGGCCCGAGCTCCCAGTTCTTCACTGCACGACGCAGGGCGGCGCGGATGACATGTGCCGGATCGACGCCGCAGTCGATCAGGGCTTCCTCCTGCCGTTCCAGCGCGTTCACCCGGATGTCGATCTTGCGCGTCGCCGGACCGCGTCGCGGGCGGGTGGGAGATACCATGGCCAAGGATGCTGCAGGCCAAGCTGTCTCCTGTCTGGGCTGAGGAGCGGGCGCAGGCTGCGTACTTGGCGGCGAAACAGCGTGACCGTCCAAGACCACAGGCTCGACGTTTTCAGCTTCTGGCATTGTCTCAGCTCGCAGAACCTCTTCCCTTCCCGGGTCTTCTCCCACCTCTGGCCGAAGGGATGCAGCATAAGCCGGGTCGGGCCGCGTGATTGTCGGGATTCTCTTCCTCACAACCCTGACCTCACGCCGCGAGGATGTTGTTGAGGATGTCGGTCGCCTCTTCGAGTGCCTCGACCACATGCCGCACATGGGGGCGCATGAGGGGGTTCGGATCGGCCTGCTTTTGCAACGCCACAGCGTGCAGGAGGCCCTTCTCGTCCATCTCCTTGTAGACATTCCGGCGCATCATCACGGTCTCGACCACCGGGAACCGCGCAATAGCCGCCTCGATGAGGGTCGCATCTGCGCGCGTGGTCTTGGGGTCAACCATATTCAGAACGACGTGGTGCCGCGGCAAGCTGTCGGGGTCATCGACGCGGGCGCGGAGCTTTTCGAACCAGTCGGCGGTCTGTGCGCCGACATCGAGATCCGAGGTCGAGAGCATCACCGGTGTCACGATGTGATCGGCGAGAACGGCGATCCCGTCCGACCACTCGGCCCCGACGCCTGCCGTATCGATGAAGATGAAATCCGCCGAGTCCGCCGCATAGACCTGCTCGATCCGGCGATCCACGGCCCCTACGCTCTCGACGGTTGCCGATCGCAGGAGCGGTGATCCCAGCCCCGCGGCTTCAGCCCGCTTGTGCCAGGTGCCGAGCACGCCGGTACTGTCGGTATCGATCAAAAGGACGCGACGGCCAGCGGCAACGGCAGCGCTGATCAGGGCGCGAGAGAGTGTGGTCTTGCCACTCCCTCCCTTCCGGGCCATCGCAGCGATCACCACGAGATTGTCGTTCGGCATGGGGGCAGGCCTCTCACAAGAATAGTGAATCGCAGCAAAGATGTTTCCGCGTCGCTAACCCCCGTGTGCGACGGCGTCAAGCAGAAGACGTGAGGCAGGTTCCCTTGGGCGGAATACGGGGCGCATGGACCATCGCGCAGGGGGCGGAAAGCAGCACTCACGCAACAGTGGACGTCATCCAGTCTGCACGATGCGGTCCCCAGATGACGCGCGACATGCGACATCGGCCATAGGGCGCAACGCAGGAGGCGCGACGCATACCGCACGGGACATGGACCATCGGCCACCACGCCCGATGCGGGCAGCACGGGCCATCTGCCACTCGCCAGAAACCGTGCTGCAGGGCGCGCAAAACGCAGTCCAAAGGACGCGATGCGCGATGCAGGGAACGCGCGACGCGTTGCATTGAGCGCCTTGCGCGCTGCATTTGCCAAAGGTCGTCAAATCGGCCCTCGGGGCCGATTTTCTACATTGAGTACAAGCCCTTGGTGCCTTCTCCGCTTGTGCTGGGAGAAGGCGGGCTTGTACGAAGTTGGCAAGAAATAGGAACGTTAACTTCAAAATGTCACGCGGCCGCAGACTGACCGAAACCGAGCGCCTGAGCATCGCCGAAGAGCGGTCGCAGGGCGTCGCCGCTGGCGATCTCGCCACCCGCTACGGGGTCAGTCTCAAGTCCGTCTACAACGCGGCCAACCACGCCGCAGATCGCCAGACGGCGAACGGCAGTCGGCCGAAGGTGATTGGCGTCCGCGTCAGCCAAAGGGAGCTGCAGGGCTTCGACGCTGCTCTTGCACGCCACGGTGTCGCTCATCGGTCGGACGCTTTGCGCTGTCTTATCCTGGCCGCCGACGACATCCTGCGCCCGGATGAGGGCATGACGGACGAGCTGCGAAACTTAAGCGCGGCGTTGAACCGGGTCGGCAATAACGTGAACCAGGTCGCGCGTCGACTGAACGAGGCAAAGCTCAAGGGGGAGCGTCTGCCCTACACCCCCGCTAGCCATGCCGAGATCCGCGATCTCGCGGTGCTCGTCTTCGATATGGCCGACCAGATCCAGGAGATGTTCCGCGCGCGGCGTCGCGAACTGGACCTCGAGGTCACCAAGGCGCTCGCCGGTCTGGCACGGCAGGAAGCGGAGCAGGTGGCCGAACATGGCGCGGAGTGAGGCGCGCGGTGTCAGCCCCGCCCTTTTCGATCGTGACTGGAGCCGGGTCTCGGGCAGTTGGCAGGGGCTCGCCAAGAAGGCGCAGATGGTCCGGGCCGCACGCGGCTACTCGCCGGCCATATTCAAGCCGATCTCGAAAGGCGGGTGCCATACCGGCGCCCAGCTCAAGGCCCAGCTCACCTACCTCACCACAAAGTCGAGCCACATCCTCGACAGCCGCGGCACCCATGATGGCAAGAAGACCCTGACCGAGGCCGAGATCGACCGGGTCGTGCGTCGGTTCGAGAACCAATGGGGCGAGCAGCACAGCCCGAAGCTCGGACATACCTCGCATCTTCTCATGGCCTTTCCCGTCGGCACCAGCGGCGAAGAGGTGCGCGCGATCACGGAATCCGTCTGTGAGAAGTTCTTTCAAGGTGAGGGGTCGCAATTCGACTATATTGCTGCAATACACCAAGATCGCGCGCATCCACATGCGCATATCGTTCTGAACCGCCGCAGCAAGGATGGCGAAATGTTCTTTCTCGGGAAGGATCACCACTTCAACTACGACGCCTTCCGGGTGGCGATGGTTGAGGCGGCGCAGGTCCACGGGATCCGGCTCGAGGCGACACGGCGTCTTGACCGGGGGGTCACGACCTATCGCGCCGAGATCGACGAGGTCTATAAGGCCCGTGACGAAGGCCGACCGCCCGTCGAGCGCCAGCGCACAGGCGCTGATCTCGCCGCGGCCCTGGAAACGGTGGCGCGCAATGCACTGACCTATCGGGGGCTGGCGGCCGAGGCGTCCCGGTCGAACTTCGAAGACGTGGCTGAGGCGCTCGAGCGGGCCAGCACTGTCCTTGCCAGGGGCGGTCAGATCCAATCTGACGGAGCCATCTACATGTCCCAAGACGAAACAGCCTTCGACACGCTGATCACCGAGTTTTCTCAGAACATCCGTCAGATCGAAGCGGCGATCGACCGGGCACCCGCGGCCGAGAGGCCAGAGATCGAGCGCAAGCTCACCGATGTGCTGGCCTCGGTCGCGCATTTGAACCCACTTGGCGACCGTTCGGCTGCACTCCTCGACGCACCATCCCGGGATGGAGTCTATGCCCGGGCCAACATGCGCGAGGGCCAGCTCGGACGCCTCGACGACGATGCGATCAAGGCGCGCCTCAGCGAGGCGCTGCAGGGCACAGGTATTGACCCCGACGCCGTCGCCGCCCGCATGCGCGAAGGTGCCGGCAACGCAGCACTCGAACGGCAGTGGTTGGCGCAGGATCTGCGCGCCATCGCCAAGGCCGGCGATCTCGATCTGGAGAAGGACGCGGACCGCGAGGAAGCGCTCGACCGGCTGGAAGCCGTCCATGTCCGTCTGGGCGACACCCTTACCGAGGCGCGCATCCTTCAGGCCGTCGATGAGGTGGATGACACCGACGGTGACACGGTTGCCTTGGCGGAACGCGTGACGCTGCCGGAGCGTCCGCGCGCGATAGGCGAGCCCGACATCTTCGCCCCATCCGAGCGCCGGGATTTCCAGGAGCTCGTCGCTCAGTTCCGCCGGACTGATTTCGACCATCCCTTCTCGGATGATCCGTCCATGCGCCGAGCCGGTGCCGTCGAGGTCGAAGAGGCCCGCGCCGCCTTCAACGCCTTCGCGCAACGGTCGTCCGATCATGCCGAACTGGCGTCGATGGCCTGGGACAAGATCACCGACAGCCGCAAGCCACAGGAGTTCGCCGTCGAGGAAAAGGACCGCACCCTTCATGCCGGCGACATGGATATCGCGCTGCGCGATCCGATGCAGCATCTCGGCACGATCACAGAAGACGACCGCACCCTCGCGCGCTACCGTGCCGAGATGCCGGATGAGGAGTTTGGGGCGGCAGTGCAGAAAGAGATCAACCAGCTGCGCGCCATGGGCGCATCCCGCGCCTACATCAGTGAACGGAGCTTCGACATCGAGGATCAGGCACGACAGGACTATGCCGAGCGGCGTTTCATGGCTGAGACCGCCCCTGATGTGTTGACCTTCCTGCAGCGGGCAGAGGCCGAGGACGTGAAACCGCTCAACGAGACGGACGGCCAGCGCCTCGCCGCCCAGATCGACCGCAACCTCACGCCGGACGCGGTGACGGCCCTTCGTGCGGGCCACGCCGATGTGCTGGAAAAGTTCAGCGAGCACCCCTTGCGGCAACTGGAACTCGCCAAGGCCTATCTGGAAAGCAGCGAGGTGACGGCCCACGGCCCTGCCATGGAGCGGGTGCTGGATGCCTTGGCCGAGGAGCAGATCGAGGCGCAGCGTGCACGTCACGCAGCAGCGCATGGCGAGAAGGGGATCACCCATGGATAAGGGCAAGATCGCGGGCGGGATCCTCAGTCTGACGCTGGTTGGCCTCGCCATCGGCTATGTCGTGGCCACCGGTTACTTGACCATCCGCTACGGGCTTCGGACGGACGTCTTCGACGTCACCCTGCTTGCGCGGGAGTACCGCGCTCTTGGCGCCAGCGCGCCGCGGGACTTCCTCTGGGTGAACCTGATCCTCGCGGGCTTTGGGATCGCCGCGCTGATGCTGAGTGTCACGCTTCTCGGCGATGCCCTGACGCGCTTCGGCACGACGCATTGGCAAACCCGGGGCGAGATGAAGCGCAACGGCTTCTTCGCCAAGCCGGGTGGCGGCTTCCTTCTCGGCAAGCTTGGCTCTCCGAAATCGACGCGCCCCTTCCTCGTCTCGAAGACCTTCCCGCATGCGCTGATCGTGGCACCCACGGGTCGGGGCAAGGGCGTAGGCTTCGTAATCCCGAACCTGCTCACCTACAAGGGTTCGGCTGTGGTGCTTGACGTGAAGGGTGAAAACTTCCGCGAGACCTCGCGCTTCCGCGCCAGCATGGGCGACAAGGTCTTCCGCTTCGCGCCGACCGACTGGGACCGCCCGACGCATCGCTATAACCCGCTGGCGCGTATCGCGGCGATGACCAACCCCGACCGCCAGCAGATGGAGCTGAAGCTCACCGCCAAGCTCTTCCTGCAGACCGACAATGAAAAACTGAGCGGGCTTCTTGCAGGTGGCATCGATCTCTTCGTGGCGGCCGGCCTTCTGGCCTTCGAGCGCGGCGTGCCGACCATCGGTGAGATCTATCGGATC is a window encoding:
- a CDS encoding ParA family protein; this encodes MPNDNLVVIAAMARKGGSGKTTLSRALISAAVAAGRRVLLIDTDSTGVLGTWHKRAEAAGLGSPLLRSATVESVGAVDRRIEQVYAADSADFIFIDTAGVGAEWSDGIAVLADHIVTPVMLSTSDLDVGAQTADWFEKLRARVDDPDSLPRHHVVLNMVDPKTTRADATLIEAAIARFPVVETVMMRRNVYKEMDEKGLLHAVALQKQADPNPLMRPHVRHVVEALEEATDILNNILAA
- a CDS encoding relaxase/mobilization nuclease domain-containing protein — encoded protein: MARSEARGVSPALFDRDWSRVSGSWQGLAKKAQMVRAARGYSPAIFKPISKGGCHTGAQLKAQLTYLTTKSSHILDSRGTHDGKKTLTEAEIDRVVRRFENQWGEQHSPKLGHTSHLLMAFPVGTSGEEVRAITESVCEKFFQGEGSQFDYIAAIHQDRAHPHAHIVLNRRSKDGEMFFLGKDHHFNYDAFRVAMVEAAQVHGIRLEATRRLDRGVTTYRAEIDEVYKARDEGRPPVERQRTGADLAAALETVARNALTYRGLAAEASRSNFEDVAEALERASTVLARGGQIQSDGAIYMSQDETAFDTLITEFSQNIRQIEAAIDRAPAAERPEIERKLTDVLASVAHLNPLGDRSAALLDAPSRDGVYARANMREGQLGRLDDDAIKARLSEALQGTGIDPDAVAARMREGAGNAALERQWLAQDLRAIAKAGDLDLEKDADREEALDRLEAVHVRLGDTLTEARILQAVDEVDDTDGDTVALAERVTLPERPRAIGEPDIFAPSERRDFQELVAQFRRTDFDHPFSDDPSMRRAGAVEVEEARAAFNAFAQRSSDHAELASMAWDKITDSRKPQEFAVEEKDRTLHAGDMDIALRDPMQHLGTITEDDRTLARYRAEMPDEEFGAAVQKEINQLRAMGASRAYISERSFDIEDQARQDYAERRFMAETAPDVLTFLQRAEAEDVKPLNETDGQRLAAQIDRNLTPDAVTALRAGHADVLEKFSEHPLRQLELAKAYLESSEVTAHGPAMERVLDALAEEQIEAQRARHAAAHGEKGITHG
- a CDS encoding Fic family protein — its product is MRWNWNQPDWPNFVYDSAAIEPLERRFLLSSGEILGAVRHVTGNERDRLRIELLSEEAMRTSAIEGEVLDRGSVQSSLRRQFGLITDGAPSKPKEQGVAEMMVDVYSTYGAPLTHETLSRWHGMLLAHDRGLETIGAYRRHADAMQIVSGRIDRPTVHFEAPPSAQVQGEMDVFVDWFNRTAPDGTTPLPALARAALGHLWFESIHPFEDGNGRLGRALAEKSLAQNIGQPSLIALAYTIERDRKAYYDQLETHQKTLDVTGWLIWFAEIVLKAQQVTLTRVAFFIAKAKFYDQFRDRLNERQAKVIERMFREGPDGFKGGLSAENYIAITGTSRATTTRDLQDLVEMGALSRTGERRHTRYWLMV
- the mobC gene encoding plasmid mobilization relaxosome protein MobC — encoded protein: MSRGRRLTETERLSIAEERSQGVAAGDLATRYGVSLKSVYNAANHAADRQTANGSRPKVIGVRVSQRELQGFDAALARHGVAHRSDALRCLILAADDILRPDEGMTDELRNLSAALNRVGNNVNQVARRLNEAKLKGERLPYTPASHAEIRDLAVLVFDMADQIQEMFRARRRELDLEVTKALAGLARQEAEQVAEHGAE